CATCATCGCGAAGTTCATCGCCCACACCGAGATCGGAGTGACCTGGTTGAGTAGGACCAGGCCACCTGCCGAGGCGACGAGTCCGGCCAGGGTCAACAGCAACGGGAGCCCTGCGGCGACGAGGGACCCGAACGCGAGCACCATGATCGCGAGGGTGACCGGCCAGGAGAACAGTTCGGCCTGAATCATCGCGTCGTGGTTGGCTTTGTTGAAATCACTCCACAGTGCCGAAGCGCCGGTCGGGTAGACCTCGATGCCGTCTCCGGACAGAGCGGTCAACTCCCCCTTGAGATCGTCCACTGCCTTGACCATCTCGTCGGTGGACGCGTTCGCGCCCGCGATGAGAATTCCGGTGTGCCCGTCCGGGCTGATGGACATTCCCGGTTGCGGTGCGATGATGGCACCGAAACGGGTGTCCCCGGCGAAGACATCCGCGACCGCAGTGAGCGTTTGCTGCACTTCGGGACTGTCGACGGTGTGGTCGCCGGAATGGACCACGACCTGGACCGCGGCGGAGGAGTTACCGCCGAAGTGTTCCTGTGCCAGTTCGCGGACCTGGACCGATTCCGACCCGTTGGCTTGCCATCCGGCGCCCGCGAGTGAGCTGAACACCGATGGTGCGGCGGCGCCGAGGGCTACGAGGACGATCAGCCAGACGCCGAACACCCATTTCGCATTGCCTGCCATGGCCGCGCCCATACGCCCGAGCGCTCCGCCGGAAGATCGAGAGGCCGACGTAAGACCTTCCTCGACAGTAGATTTGCCGGTCATTGGTTAACTCCTGAAGATGCGGTGAATGGGAGGGGCGTGCGCAGCAGTATCCGGTGCGCCGGTCAGCGGCCGAAAAGGGATCGGAAGAACCCGGACCCCGAGTCAGGAGCAGGGGTGCAGGTGCAGCGCCGCGCTTTCGGGACACCTGCCATGACCTGATCGGAGTGCTGGCCGATCCTGCCCAGGTGGTCTTGGAGCAGGAAGAACATGTCGTGGGGTAACACATCTGGTATCTCCTTGTCAGACGTTGTGCCACATATGGACACGAGAGTTTTTGTGAATAGACGCTATTCGGAAGATCGCTCGACCCAGGCCGTGTATCCGCCGACCAGGTCGCTGGCGTTCTCGATGCCCTCGGCCCGCAACAGTGATGCGGCGACGGACGAGCGCCGGCCGCCGGCGCAGTGCACGACGATCGGCTTGCTACGTGGCAGGTCCGCGATCTGGGAACGCAACTGTGCGAGGGGAATCGAGCGTGCACCGTCGATGACACCGAAGTCGCGCTCGCCGGGGTTACGGATGTCGATCAACGTGACCGCGCCCGAATCCAGGAGCTCCTCCAGTTCGACCACAGCAGTACGCGGCGCAGTGCGGACAAGGCCGGTGAGCGCGCCCGGGAAGATACCATCGGCGTCGACGGTGAGGTATCCGATGGCGTTGTCGGATCCGATGCGCGCCAACCGCATTGCCGCATCCTGTTCCTCACCCGGATTGGTGATGAGTACGATGCGCTCCCCGATATCGGCGACCATGCCGCCGGTTTCGGCGAACCTGCCGTCGAATCCGACATTGATCGAGCCGCGCAGATGCCCAGCAGCGAAATCGTCGGGGGTGCGGGCGTCGAGAATACGAGTTCCGTTGGCCATTTCTGTCCGGAGTTCCTCCGGTGTCAGCTCGGCGATGCGCCGATCTTGTTCGAGGAGAGCATGATTCGATTTGTTCAGGGCCACATCGACGGAAAAGTACCCCGGCACCGCAGGCTGACCGTCAGTAACAAGAGCAACGAAGGCATCTTCAGTCATCGACTGCACCGACGGGTTCGTGCGGCGCTGCTCGCCGATCGTGGAGGTCAACTCGGCGGAGAGGTTCTTACCGCAGGACGATCCCGCCCCGTGGGCCGGCATCACGGTCACCGAATCGGGCAACGCCAGCAGTGTCTGGTGGACGGTGCGGTACATCGCCCGAGCCAGGTCGGTACTGGTGCCGTCGCCGAGATTCGCCAGGTCCGGGCGTCCGACATCGCCGATGAATAGCGAATCCCCGGTCAGCACAGCGGACGGGGTTGCATCTCGATTCTCGCGCACCAGCAGGCTGATCGACTCCCACGTGTGGCCGGGAGTGGAGAGGATCTCGATGTCCACCTCCCCCAGTGTCAGGTGTTCGCCATGGCGCAGTCGGCGGATCGGGTAGTCGGTGTCGGCGGCATGGCCGAAACCGATCCACGCGCCGGTCGCCTCGAGCAACTCGAGGTGGCCGGAGACGAAGTCCGCGTGAAAGTGCGTGTTGACGACCCCTTCAATGGTCAGGCCGTATCGGGCTGCATCCGCGAGATATTCGGCGATGTCGCGACGGGGGTCGACCACGATGGCGCGGCCGGCCTTCTCATCGCCGATCAGATACGACGCGTGTGACAGGCACTCGATGTAGTACTGCTCCAGGATCATCAGACAACCTTTCTTGCGCCGTAATGGGATGCATCCAGGATGACATATACCCCCGGGGGTATGTCAAGTACCCCCGGGGGTATATAGCCGCGGCGATACGAGCTGGCAGAAGCGGGGGCGACCTCTTTCAGACGCCAGGCAAGCGAAGGAGTTTTGAAGGAGTGACGGAAAACGCCGAACACCCCCGTAGGAGTGGATGTCGATCTAAAGCATGTCGATCTAAAGCGGCACCCGGAGAGTCCGTAGCCCAGCTTGTCGACGGTAACGACCAGACAGGCCGAACTCTTCGCTGGGCGATGAGTCGCGAAGTCTCGACTCGTCGACTACCCGGTTCGGCCCATCCAGGGGCCGCGCTCCCAGCGACTCCATCTACCGGTCATGCGGAAATCCCGGCGTGTTCGGGTGGCGGAACGGACCTCGTTGCCCTCAAGCGCGCCGAGGTGCACAACACAACCGGTGACACGATGCAGTTCGCGCAGCAGAGATGCCACCACCAGATGGAACTGTTTTCGGTACAAGGCCTGCGCCCCGAACTCGGCCAGCGCGTCGCCCAGCTCATACCAGGGGTGGCGGCGCCGGAGTTAGTGGATTCGCACGAGACGTTCAAGCAGGCGATGGGTACTGGTTCGCGGGATACCCGTCTGGCGGGAGATATCGGCCAGAGTCAGTCGGGGCATGTCCCGCAACAGATCCATCACCAGGGTAGGCGATCGAGAGCCGATGAGAGGGTGATGCGTTCCGAGCTTTGTCCGCATGGCATGGGCGCCCCAGTAACAGTCGCGGTTTCCACCGCGACCTGCGGCCGTGGCGGGAATCCTATCTCAACCACTGACAGCACATCGACGCCAATGCCCTTTCCCGCCAATGGTATTCGGACGTCGGGAATGATGTTGATCAGGCAAGTTACCGATGATCGGAAGCCACGCTGGCTCGGAACGCTTCGTGCCGGACAGGATGAGGCAAGTTGTGGCAGCGCTCATGACGGCAAGGGTGAGACATAACCCGGACGGCACTTCATGGGGCACACACCAGACATCACTCACCCGAGCATTTTGCAGCCCACATCCCCGAAAAGGGATCTTTACTTGCACTCGTTCCGGACTTCGGAGAGAACTCCGACGGACGGAATAATCCGGAGGGGATGTTCGTTGTCGAGGCTGTCGGTGTTCGGTTCTTGCCCCGGGTACCACCCCAGAAATGCCGCTTCGAGCGGCCACTTGCCGAGAGGCGCAATACGGGCACCGACCTCGTGGAAGCCGCTGGACATCTTTTCGGGTGCCCGCGGCTTCGTCTTGCGTGGGGTTCGCTCAGTGTCGGCCGGGGAGGTCGACCTCGTCGGCCGATTTGTCGTTGCGCAGCCCTTTGTAGCTTGGATGTCTGAGTGCGCCACCGACGAATTCACGGTACTCGACGTCACACACGTAAATTGGGGCTGAGTAGCGTGCCACTCGCGCTATCGCGGACGGTGGCGCGATCGCGAATGGACTGGTGGGCCGCTCGATTTCGATGAGTGTGCCGCGCAGTTCCCGGCGCTGCCTGGAAGAAAATCCGGTGCCCACATTTCCTACGTAGACGAGTGAGCCCGAGTCGTCGTGGGCGCCGAGGATCAGCGACCCGATGCCGCCGGCCGCGCTGCCCGAACCCTCGACGAACCCGCAGATAATGGCCTCCGTGTTGGCCCTGAGCGGGGTCTTTATCCAGCTCGGAGACCGTTTCCCCGGCTGGTACGTCGAGTTGACACTTTTCGCGATGATCCCTTCGAGGTGATGCTTTTTCGCGACCTCGAGCATGGCGGCGCCATCTACATTGAGCCAGAACGGGGGGACTTTGATGCGCGGGTTCTCGATGTTCAGACTGGCGAGTGCCTCACGACGCTCGAGATACGGCAGCTCGGTCGTCGAGGTGCCGTCGATATCGAGGATATCGAAGACGTAGTAGGTGGTCAGGGCACTGTTTTGCAGATGGCTGGTGGGTGTGCGGACGTGCATTCTGCGTTGTAACCGGGCGAAGGACGGAACACCTTCGTCTAGGGCGACGATCTCGCCGTCGAGAACAGTTTCGCGGTGACCGAGCACTTCGGCGAGCGCCTCGACGATCTCCGGGAACGACTCGCTGACCCGGTTACCGTTACGCGACCACAACGCCGGTACTTCCTTCCCTGTGGTCGCAATCGCCCGCATACCATCCCACTTGCTCTCCCATGCCCAGCGCTCACCTGTCGGGGGATGCCCCAGTGTGGCAAGCATCGGCGGCACCGGCTTTCCAGTCGCAGGACTCATACATCGAGTCTGCGCAGGCTTCAGCTGATTTCGCGGGATTTTTCGCGGTTGAGACAATAGTGAGACGAGTTGGAAATCCGCCCAAAATCCACCTCGACACGACGCGGCTCTCGAAAAAGCGGGCACAGCGTTCGTCCCATGTCGAAGCTGAGGGTCCTGGGGCGTACGTCCCGCTTACTGGATGATCTGGCCAGCGTTCGGACCAGTGATCGGTGTTGATCACTGTGCACCTCGCAGGGGTGGAGTGATGGGTGTGCCGAGGTCACCGATGGTGCGCCAGTTGCCTGATCCGGCGGCGTCGCTGATCTCCATGCGCGCTGTTCTCCGTTGAAATCCTTTGCCGGTGGCCGCGACTTCGAGCTTCACCCCCGTCACTCGTCCGTGCCCTCGTCCGCCGGTCGGATGTAAAGCCGGGGCCATGTGCGTTGCGAGCACCGCACCCGAGACGGCACTGCCGAACGCCCAGCCGACAGTGCGTAGAACCTGATTGAAACTCACGGCACCACGGAGTGCGATATCGGCAACGCCTTTCGCGATGATGGCGGGCATCGCCCGCGTACGGCATACCCATTCCCGCCCCGAAAGCGAACATTCCGACCAGGATTTCCCACAGTTCACCGCCGCGAGCCACATGATCAGACTCGCGGCGGTGACAAGACCCGCTCCCAAAAGGAGAAGCGTTCCCAACCGGATTCGGTGGGAGATCACACGCACAAGACGATTCGCACCGAAACTTCCCGCCGACAGCGGAAGCATCGGTTCCGATTCTCGCGCATCAATAAGCGTGCGAACACTGTTGATCGACGGAGGATGCGCACTCAGAGCGTTGGCCATCGACGGAATAGGCGGATCGCTGAGTTGGCAACCGATTTCGAAATCCAGCGATCTGGGCACCCTCCCTTGACGTCGGTGGCAGGGCGTCGCTCACCACTAGTCGACTCCGGAGCCGCAAACCCGGCGTCGACAAGCTGAACCTCAATGCGCGTGTTGTTCTTCGTTCGCGGGCGACGACTCCCGGAAGGTGACTCTTCTCGCCAACTCGAGCACAGGCATGTTCATCTCCTGAGACAGCGTTCGAAGCATACGAAATGCTGCAATGGCGTCGACATCGAAACGCTCCATGAGTATGCCCTTGGCTTGGCCTATCAGATCACGTGAGGCAAGAGCACTGCGAAACTGCTCACCACGCCGCGCGCTCGAAAGCGCGATCGCCGCATGGGTGGCTAGATTGATCGCTTGCTCCTCGACCTCGGCATCGCCGTCGATCCCACCGGCAGTGTCCGAGAACATATTCAAAGCGCCGAGTTCCTGACCGTCGATGTAGAGCTGGATCGCCAACACAGACCGAATCGGA
The nucleotide sequence above comes from Rhodococcus sp. KBS0724. Encoded proteins:
- a CDS encoding helix-turn-helix domain-containing protein, whose translation is MRTKLGTHHPLIGSRSPTLVMDLLRDMPRLTLADISRQTGIPRTSTHRLLERLVRIH
- the ligD gene encoding non-homologous end-joining DNA ligase — translated: MSPATGKPVPPMLATLGHPPTGERWAWESKWDGMRAIATTGKEVPALWSRNGNRVSESFPEIVEALAEVLGHRETVLDGEIVALDEGVPSFARLQRRMHVRTPTSHLQNSALTTYYVFDILDIDGTSTTELPYLERREALASLNIENPRIKVPPFWLNVDGAAMLEVAKKHHLEGIIAKSVNSTYQPGKRSPSWIKTPLRANTEAIICGFVEGSGSAAGGIGSLILGAHDDSGSLVYVGNVGTGFSSRQRRELRGTLIEIERPTSPFAIAPPSAIARVARYSAPIYVCDVEYREFVGGALRHPSYKGLRNDKSADEVDLPGRH
- a CDS encoding rhodanese-like domain-containing protein; protein product: MILEQYYIECLSHASYLIGDEKAGRAIVVDPRRDIAEYLADAARYGLTIEGVVNTHFHADFVSGHLELLEATGAWIGFGHAADTDYPIRRLRHGEHLTLGEVDIEILSTPGHTWESISLLVRENRDATPSAVLTGDSLFIGDVGRPDLANLGDGTSTDLARAMYRTVHQTLLALPDSVTVMPAHGAGSSCGKNLSAELTSTIGEQRRTNPSVQSMTEDAFVALVTDGQPAVPGYFSVDVALNKSNHALLEQDRRIAELTPEELRTEMANGTRILDARTPDDFAAGHLRGSINVGFDGRFAETGGMVADIGERIVLITNPGEEQDAAMRLARIGSDNAIGYLTVDADGIFPGALTGLVRTAPRTAVVELEELLDSGAVTLIDIRNPGERDFGVIDGARSIPLAQLRSQIADLPRSKPIVVHCAGGRRSSVAASLLRAEGIENASDLVGGYTAWVERSSE